One Athene noctua chromosome 28, bAthNoc1.hap1.1, whole genome shotgun sequence DNA window includes the following coding sequences:
- the TCIM gene encoding transcriptional and immune response regulator codes for MKAKRSCKTAAMSTSLRVSPSVHGYRFDTALRKKAVANIFESVNEESLQKLFKNSGDKKAEERAKIILATDQDVEEKTRALMALKQRRKDKLLQFLTFRKYSIKVH; via the coding sequence atgaaagcaaagagaagctGCAAAACCGCAGCCATGTCCACATCCCTGCGCGTGAGCCCCTCGGTCCACGGCTACCGCTTCGACACAGCCCTGCGCAAGAAAGCCGTGGCCAACATCTTTGAAAGCGTCAACGAAGAGTCCCTGCAGAAACTCTTCAAAAACTCTGGGGACAAGAAGGCAGAGGAAAGAGCCAAGATAATCCTCGCCACCGACCAGGACGTGGAGGAGAAAACGAGGGCGCTAATGGCACTGAAGCAGAGGCGAAAAGACAAGCTGCTCCAGTTCCTGACGTTTCGGAAATACTCCATTAAAGTTCACTGA